A genomic segment from Actinomycetota bacterium encodes:
- a CDS encoding V-type ATP synthase subunit I — MPIARMSKVAILAPCEYGEELIQRLYELGAVHVVNLPSRLEEEIKELAEPCRPEVRELRLSLSKSDFLIELLERFEEKKGGLLGSFLQERVHLTYEEFLRVEREIDLEALYRELEEIDIQLRHTESRILETRRSLEALGHWKDLLFPLGELGRLRWCRAALVTLGAPGYAAWAEEMEAACPYSWWEELRREGERLFLAVLVHRDCLDAYRELAQKYALEEVCFPGVEGTPEEEITRLEKVLEEERAGKEALEERIREKLPLKPRLLALRDYLRNQLLKEEVKENFLRTERVVAVEGWVEESQKEEVLRATEELGDTLDIALQPPGEGDFPPTLLINRRVIRPAESLINLFGLPNPAETDPTPFVAPFFILFFGMCIGDVGYGALICLASWFALRKFDLSEAVRRFFRLMLYCGIASMFAGVFTRGWFGIDGESLPSFLKFKGSLDVLMNPVPMMLICAGLGLLHISIGVAIEMYDNMRHNSVWLGFCEQGTTLLLWLGLAVLALGGGIKAKPVQTAGTILLAAGAGGVIFLSNISSKSILGKIFGGLYNLYGLFGGTIGDVASYLRLYALGMATVAIGSVINRMAGMIYAIPVLGVVLMVVILAGGHLFNLLINLLGAFVHPLRLQYVEFFGKFYEDGGEPFRPFGLVTEKVVVDDYSRR; from the coding sequence AGGCTGTCCCTTTCGAAATCCGATTTCCTTATCGAGCTCCTGGAGCGCTTCGAGGAGAAGAAAGGGGGGCTTTTAGGGAGCTTCCTGCAGGAGAGGGTCCACCTCACCTACGAGGAGTTCCTGCGGGTGGAGCGGGAGATTGACCTGGAAGCGCTCTACCGGGAGCTGGAGGAGATCGACATCCAGTTACGACATACCGAGAGCCGCATCCTGGAGACCAGGAGGAGTCTGGAAGCCCTGGGCCACTGGAAGGACCTCCTTTTTCCCCTGGGCGAGCTTGGGCGCCTGCGCTGGTGCCGGGCCGCCTTAGTGACCCTGGGCGCTCCTGGGTACGCGGCATGGGCGGAGGAGATGGAGGCCGCCTGTCCCTATTCGTGGTGGGAGGAACTCCGCAGAGAGGGGGAGCGCCTCTTCCTGGCCGTGCTCGTGCACCGGGATTGCCTGGACGCTTACCGGGAGTTGGCGCAGAAATACGCACTGGAAGAGGTCTGTTTCCCGGGCGTGGAGGGAACTCCAGAGGAGGAGATAACCCGGCTGGAGAAGGTCCTGGAGGAGGAAAGGGCTGGCAAGGAAGCGCTTGAGGAAAGGATCAGGGAAAAACTACCCCTCAAACCCAGGCTCCTGGCCCTCCGCGATTACCTGCGCAACCAGCTTCTCAAAGAAGAGGTCAAGGAGAACTTCCTGCGCACGGAACGGGTGGTGGCCGTGGAGGGATGGGTAGAGGAGTCACAGAAGGAAGAGGTGCTCCGGGCAACCGAGGAACTGGGAGATACCCTGGACATCGCTCTCCAGCCCCCCGGAGAGGGGGATTTCCCGCCCACATTACTGATCAACCGCAGGGTGATAAGGCCCGCGGAGAGTCTGATCAACCTTTTCGGGTTGCCCAATCCGGCAGAGACCGATCCCACGCCGTTCGTGGCTCCCTTCTTCATTCTCTTCTTCGGGATGTGCATCGGGGACGTAGGATACGGAGCGTTGATTTGCCTGGCTTCCTGGTTCGCCCTGAGAAAATTCGATCTCTCCGAAGCTGTGCGGCGCTTTTTCCGCCTCATGCTCTATTGCGGCATAGCCTCAATGTTTGCCGGGGTTTTCACTCGAGGCTGGTTCGGTATAGACGGGGAATCCCTCCCCTCCTTCTTAAAGTTCAAGGGATCCCTGGACGTGCTCATGAACCCCGTGCCTATGATGCTCATCTGTGCCGGGCTGGGGCTTCTGCACATATCCATCGGGGTGGCCATAGAGATGTACGACAACATGCGCCACAACTCGGTATGGCTGGGTTTCTGCGAGCAAGGGACTACCTTGCTCCTGTGGCTTGGACTGGCCGTACTAGCCTTAGGGGGTGGGATAAAGGCCAAGCCGGTGCAGACGGCGGGAACCATACTGCTGGCCGCGGGAGCAGGGGGTGTGATATTCCTCTCCAACATCTCCAGCAAGAGCATCCTGGGCAAGATATTCGGCGGCCTCTACAACTTGTATGGATTGTTCGGGGGCACCATCGGTGACGTGGCCTCCTACCTGCGCCTCTACGCCCTGGGCATGGCCACGGTGGCCATCGGGAGCGTGATCAACCGCATGGCAGGAATGATCTACGCTATCCCTGTGTTGGGAGTGGTTCTGATGGTGGTCATCCTCGCCGGTGGCCACCTCTTTAACTTGCTCATCAACCTGCTGGGCGCCTTCGTCCACCCCCTGAGGCTGCAGTACGTGGAGTTCTTCGGGAAGTTCTATGAGGACGGAGGGGAACCCTTCCGGCCATTCGGACTGGTTACGGAAAAGGTGGTAGTCGACGATTACTCGAGGAGGTAA